Proteins encoded within one genomic window of Odocoileus virginianus isolate 20LAN1187 ecotype Illinois chromosome 2, Ovbor_1.2, whole genome shotgun sequence:
- the CAPG gene encoding macrophage-capping protein has product MYSPIPQSGSPFPPTVRLPGLHIWRVEKLKPVPVAPENYGIFFSGDSYLVLHNGPEELSHLHLWIGQQSSRDEQGACAMLAVHLNTLLGERPVQHRESQGNESDLFMSYFPRGLKYQEGGVESAFHKTSPGTTPAAIKKLYQVKGKKNIRATERVLSWDSFNTGDCFILDLGQNIFAWCGAKSNILERNKAQDLALAIRDSERQGKAHVEIVTDGEEPADMIQVLGPKPSLKEGNPEEDLTADRTNAQAAALYKVSDATGQMNLTKLADSSPFALELLIPDDCFVLDNGLCGKIYIWKGRKANEKERQAALQVAEDFIARMRYAPNTQVEILPQGRESAIFKQFFKDWK; this is encoded by the exons ATGTACTCACCCATCCCCCAGAG CGGCTCTCCGTTCCCACCGACCGTGAGGCTCCCTGGCCTGCACATATGGAGGGTGGAGAAGCTGAAGCCAGTGCCGGTGGCCCCTGAGAACTACGGCATTTTCTTCTCGGGAGACTCCTATCTGGTGCTGCACAATGGCCCTGAAGAGCTGTCCCACCTGCACCTGTGGATCG gccagcaGTCTTCCCGGGACGAGCAGGGGGCCTGCGCCATGCTGGCCGTGCACCTCAACACCCTGCTTGGAGAGCGGCCCGTGCAGCACCGAGAGTCACAGGGCAATGAGTCCGACCTCTTCATGAGCTACTTCCCCCGTGGCCTCAAGTACCAG GAAGGCGGCGTGGAGTCGGCATTTCACAAGACCTCCCCAGGGACCACCCCGGCCGCCATCAAGAAACTCTACCAGGTGAAGGGCAAGAAGAACATTCGTGCCACCGAGCGGGTGCTGAGCTGGGACAGTTTCAACACAGGGGACTGCTTCATCCTGGACCTGGGCCAG AACATCTTTGCCTGGTGTGGTGCGAAGTCCAACATCCTGGAGCGGAACAAGGCACAGGACCTGGCTCTGGCCATCCGGGACAGCGAGCGGCAGGGCAAGGCCCACGTGGAGATCGTCACCGATGGGGAGGAGCCTGCCGACATGATCCAG GTCTTGGGTCCCAAGCCCTCTCTGAAGGAGGGTAACCCTGAGGAAGACCTCACAGCTGACCGGACAAACGCACAGGCTGCGGCTCTGTATAAG GTCTCTGACGCCACTGGACAGATGAACCTGACCAAGCTGGCAGATTCCAGCCCCTTCGCCCTCGAGCTGCTGATACCCGACGACTGCTTTGTGCTGGACAATGGACTCTGCGGCAAGATCTACATCTGGAAGG GGCGCAAAGCTAATGAGAAGGAGCGGCAGGCGGCCCTCCAAGTGGCCGAGGACTTTATCGCCCGCATGCGGTACGCCCCAAACACTCAG GTGGAGATTCTGCCCCAGGGCCGCGAGAGTGCCATCTTCAAGCAATTCTTCAAGGACTGGAAATGA